A window of the Nitrosopumilus ureiphilus genome harbors these coding sequences:
- the thsB gene encoding thermosome subunit beta, with translation MSQVGTTPEGVPIILLKEGTRQSRGRDAQRNNIRAAKLIAEIIQTSLGPRGMDKMLVDSLGDITITNDGATILKEIDVQHPAAKMMVEVAKATDSEVGDGTTSAVVLAGALLEKAESLIDDEIHPVIIAEGYKKASKKAMEFLTEITINIEPKDRRILEKIANTSMQTKLVSIEATDLAKLVVDATLKVIEEKNDIFKVNLDNIKIEKKTGGSISDSELVSGIILDKEIVHSGMPRKIENAKIALISEALEIKKTEFEAKLNISNPNQIKSFMEEENQMLKDMVNKIKSTGANVVLCQKGIDDVIQHYLSKDGILAVRRIKESDMTKLAKATGGRIVGRVDDLNEGDLGLAENVEEKRVEEDNWVFIEGCKNPKAISILLRGGTQRVIDEADRSLHDALMVVKDVIEKPKIVYGGGAPEAFIALKLRDWSKSLSGRDQLAVEKFADAMESIPLALARNAGMNPIDTITQLRSKQSKGEKYTGVDVINGTVADFEKLGIMEPVKVKEQIIKSATETANMILRIDNIVASSRGSAMPTPGGMPGMDMG, from the coding sequence ATGTCTCAGGTTGGAACAACTCCCGAAGGTGTTCCTATAATTTTACTTAAAGAAGGAACAAGGCAATCACGTGGTCGCGATGCCCAAAGAAACAACATTAGGGCAGCAAAATTAATTGCCGAAATAATCCAAACAAGTCTTGGTCCAAGAGGAATGGATAAGATGCTTGTAGATTCACTTGGAGACATTACAATTACAAATGACGGTGCAACAATCCTAAAAGAGATTGATGTACAACATCCTGCCGCGAAGATGATGGTAGAAGTAGCCAAAGCTACTGATAGTGAGGTAGGAGATGGTACAACATCTGCTGTTGTTCTAGCAGGGGCTTTACTTGAAAAAGCAGAATCACTAATTGATGATGAAATTCATCCTGTAATAATTGCTGAGGGTTACAAAAAAGCCTCAAAAAAGGCAATGGAATTTTTAACTGAAATCACAATAAACATTGAACCAAAAGATAGGAGGATCCTTGAAAAAATTGCAAATACCTCAATGCAGACAAAACTTGTATCAATTGAAGCAACTGATCTTGCTAAATTGGTAGTTGATGCCACACTGAAAGTAATTGAAGAAAAAAATGACATATTCAAAGTAAATCTTGACAACATAAAAATAGAAAAAAAGACAGGTGGCTCAATTTCTGACAGTGAGTTGGTAAGCGGCATAATTCTTGACAAGGAAATAGTCCATAGTGGTATGCCACGAAAAATTGAAAATGCAAAAATTGCTTTGATAAGTGAGGCACTTGAAATTAAAAAGACAGAGTTTGAAGCAAAGTTAAACATCTCCAACCCCAATCAGATAAAGTCATTCATGGAAGAAGAAAACCAGATGCTCAAAGATATGGTAAACAAGATAAAATCTACAGGTGCCAACGTTGTTTTGTGTCAAAAGGGGATAGATGATGTCATTCAACATTATCTAAGCAAGGATGGAATACTTGCAGTCAGAAGAATCAAAGAAAGCGACATGACAAAACTTGCAAAAGCTACTGGTGGTAGAATAGTGGGGAGAGTAGATGATCTTAATGAGGGAGATCTTGGTTTGGCAGAAAACGTAGAGGAAAAAAGAGTAGAGGAGGACAATTGGGTGTTTATTGAAGGGTGCAAGAATCCTAAAGCCATCAGCATATTGTTAAGAGGTGGTACTCAAAGAGTGATTGACGAAGCAGATAGATCATTACATGACGCGTTAATGGTTGTAAAGGATGTAATTGAAAAGCCAAAGATAGTTTATGGTGGTGGCGCTCCTGAGGCATTTATTGCACTAAAACTCAGAGACTGGTCAAAGTCTCTTTCTGGAAGGGATCAACTTGCAGTTGAAAAGTTTGCTGATGCCATGGAGTCAATTCCGCTTGCACTTGCAAGAAATGCTGGAATGAATCCCATTGATACAATCACACAGCTAAGATCGAAACAAAGTAAGGGTGAAAAATATACGGGTGTAGATGTAATTAATGGAACAGTTGCAGATTTTGAGAAATTGGGAATAATGGAACCTGTCAAGGTTAAAGAACAGATAATAAAATCAGCTACAGAGACGGCAAACATGATTCTACGAATTGATAATATAGTTGCATCATCAAGAGGATCTGCAATGCCCACACCAGGAGGAATGCCTGGAATGGATATGGGGTAA
- a CDS encoding universal stress protein, translating to MGKILVPIDGSPNSVRGLEKAIELARKTDSSITLLHVAMLPPIHVVGHPLDKVKRSLAKKAHKFIKDAEDRCINENIQSTTKLIYGSDPPYDIEQFARKYKHDMIVIGAKGKSTLKRLFLGSVSNYLVQTTKTPVTVIK from the coding sequence ATGGGTAAAATTCTTGTTCCTATTGATGGCTCTCCTAATTCTGTTAGAGGATTAGAAAAAGCAATAGAACTTGCAAGAAAAACAGATTCATCTATCACGTTGCTTCATGTTGCCATGCTTCCACCAATACATGTAGTTGGTCACCCTTTAGATAAAGTAAAAAGATCACTGGCAAAAAAAGCTCATAAATTCATCAAAGATGCAGAAGACAGGTGTATCAATGAAAACATTCAATCCACAACCAAATTGATTTATGGTTCTGATCCTCCATATGATATTGAGCAATTTGCACGTAAATACAAACATGATATGATTGTGATTGGTGCAAAGGGTAAGAGTACTCTGAAGCGTCTCTTTTTAGGAAGTGTTTCTAACTATCTTGTTCAAACTACAAAGACACCGGTAACTGTGATAAAATAA
- a CDS encoding CBS domain-containing protein, with the protein MITDTIYEHLRDIQTAKVEPLISKATTIDPSDTVSSVINKIIKDNAYDVFYFDGKSTLSTNIRALLNAKNITQMNIDPFLYPIPHISPNDSVQKAADILTHYRIREVPIVQKNQIIGVVTAKRILEILSTKDNRWIKANLIYTQNPITISSEELLGNAKKIMTSKRLDHLPVVSQGKIKQVLTSAHILEYILPQERQGKKSFKGKTTHKLEFKIGNIGSTRIPQCTPNDDLNKIVDSMLKTDTTCCLVNLWENLQGIITYRDVLELLVSKLEAAIPLYVVGLPEDQTNINLISKKFENTLKKVQKVYSEIHEARVSIKQQRTGDKKEGKYEVTIIVTTSHHAPLIFSSVGFDLSEVLDELGQKLLRSLSKHTNRYDNKRSRKSIRKMRHPIF; encoded by the coding sequence ATGATTACAGATACAATTTATGAGCATCTAAGAGACATACAGACTGCCAAGGTAGAGCCATTAATTTCTAAAGCAACTACAATTGATCCATCAGATACTGTTTCCAGTGTTATTAACAAAATTATAAAAGATAATGCATACGATGTTTTCTATTTTGATGGAAAATCTACACTTTCAACTAACATCAGGGCACTGTTAAATGCAAAAAATATCACACAAATGAATATAGACCCATTCCTTTATCCAATCCCCCACATATCTCCAAATGACTCTGTTCAAAAAGCTGCAGATATTCTCACACATTATAGAATTCGTGAAGTTCCCATAGTTCAAAAAAATCAGATCATCGGAGTAGTTACTGCAAAACGAATATTGGAAATCCTTTCAACTAAAGACAACAGATGGATCAAGGCAAACTTGATTTACACTCAGAACCCAATAACGATTTCTTCAGAAGAACTACTTGGAAATGCTAAAAAAATAATGACTTCAAAAAGACTGGATCATCTACCTGTGGTGAGTCAGGGAAAAATCAAACAGGTTCTCACATCTGCACATATTCTGGAGTATATTCTACCGCAAGAAAGACAGGGAAAAAAATCATTTAAAGGCAAGACAACCCATAAACTAGAATTTAAAATTGGAAATATTGGAAGTACAAGAATTCCACAATGCACACCTAATGATGACTTGAATAAAATCGTAGACTCTATGTTAAAAACAGATACTACTTGCTGTTTAGTAAATCTCTGGGAAAATCTACAAGGAATCATCACATATAGGGACGTTCTGGAGTTATTAGTATCAAAACTAGAGGCAGCAATTCCGTTATACGTTGTTGGGTTGCCAGAAGATCAAACAAATATCAATTTGATTAGTAAGAAATTTGAGAACACTCTCAAAAAAGTACAAAAAGTATATTCTGAAATACACGAGGCCAGGGTTTCAATTAAACAACAAAGAACTGGAGATAAAAAAGAAGGAAAGTATGAAGTGACTATAATAGTTACAACTTCTCATCATGCCCCACTAATTTTCAGTTCAGTTGGATTTGATCTCAGTGAGGTTTTGGATGAATTAGGACAAAAACTACTAAGGTCTCTATCCAAACATACCAACAGATATGATAACAAGCGTTCTAGAAAAAGCATTAGAAAAATGAGACATCCTATATTCTAG